One genomic segment of Streptococcus salivarius includes these proteins:
- the hisH gene encoding imidazole glycerol phosphate synthase subunit HisH, whose product MIIVIDYDAGNTANVLRALEKIGVTAELSADKEKILAADGLILPGVGAYPTAMAELERRGLVAVIKEAVAQGVPLLGICLGMQILTEKGLEHEETDGLGFIPGVCRPIPASKEQPVPHMGWNDLAVKQASPLTDGLDGQAVYFVHSYFTDIPSQYIDVTADYSIEVPAMIHKDNVYGAQFHPEKSGDIGLGILEKFAGLCKA is encoded by the coding sequence ATGATTATCGTCATTGATTACGATGCGGGGAATACTGCAAATGTTCTGCGTGCCCTTGAAAAGATTGGTGTGACTGCAGAATTGTCTGCCGATAAAGAAAAAATCCTAGCGGCAGATGGTTTGATTTTACCTGGTGTAGGTGCCTATCCAACGGCTATGGCAGAGTTGGAGCGAAGAGGCTTGGTAGCTGTTATCAAAGAGGCTGTCGCACAGGGAGTTCCTCTTTTGGGAATTTGTTTAGGCATGCAGATTTTAACAGAAAAAGGACTGGAACATGAAGAAACAGATGGTCTTGGCTTTATTCCAGGTGTCTGCCGTCCTATTCCAGCCAGCAAGGAGCAACCTGTCCCACATATGGGGTGGAATGATTTGGCTGTTAAGCAAGCCAGCCCTTTGACAGATGGTTTAGATGGCCAAGCCGTCTACTTCGTTCACAGTTATTTCACAGATATCCCTAGCCAATACATTGATGTGACCGCAGATTATAGTATTGAGGTACCAGCCATGATTCATAAAGACAATGTTTATGGTGCCCAATTTCATCCTGAAAAATCAGGGGATATTGGCTTAGGTATTCTTGAAAAGTTCGCAGGGTTATGTAAAGCCTAG
- the hisB gene encoding imidazoleglycerol-phosphate dehydratase HisB, producing the protein MRQAEIERNTFETKIKLSLNLDAQEPVDIQTGVGFFDHMLTLFARHGRMSLVVKADGDLWVDSHHTVEDVGIVLGQALKEALGDKAGINRYGTAFVPMDETLGMASLDLSGRSFLVFDASFDNPKLGNFDTELVEEFFQALAFNVQMNLHLKILHGKNNHHKSESLFKATGRALREAITVNPDIHGVNSTKGML; encoded by the coding sequence ATGAGACAAGCAGAAATTGAACGTAATACCTTTGAAACCAAAATTAAGTTAAGCCTCAATTTAGATGCTCAAGAACCAGTAGATATTCAAACAGGTGTCGGATTTTTTGACCACATGTTGACCTTGTTTGCCCGCCACGGTCGTATGTCTTTGGTGGTGAAGGCTGATGGCGATCTTTGGGTTGATAGTCACCACACTGTTGAAGATGTCGGCATTGTCCTTGGTCAAGCTCTTAAAGAGGCCTTGGGCGATAAAGCAGGGATCAACCGTTATGGAACGGCTTTTGTACCTATGGATGAAACCCTTGGAATGGCAAGTTTAGACTTGTCTGGACGTAGCTTCTTGGTCTTTGATGCTAGTTTTGATAATCCAAAATTGGGTAATTTTGACACAGAACTGGTGGAAGAATTTTTCCAAGCCTTGGCTTTCAATGTTCAAATGAATCTCCACCTCAAGATTCTCCACGGAAAAAACAATCACCACAAGTCAGAAAGTCTCTTCAAGGCAACAGGACGTGCCTTGCGTGAAGCCATCACAGTCAATCCTGACATTCACGGCGTAAACTCGACAAAGGGGATGCTATGA